One part of the Rutidosis leptorrhynchoides isolate AG116_Rl617_1_P2 chromosome 1, CSIRO_AGI_Rlap_v1, whole genome shotgun sequence genome encodes these proteins:
- the LOC139855158 gene encoding uncharacterized protein: MEMGPTLNLFPMFKLACWNIRGMNPTSKQDEVKKLIRNSNCSVCCTVETRVLSKKLDKVCNYVFGNWYRAANNSSCLGGTRIVVGWDPNEVICNVMHHTDQVMHSLIKQINGNKRFFCSFIYASNNDTRRKKLWEELLTFRNIVNDSPWLVIGDFNVSLNPEDRCSCPSVVTSPMCAFRECVNDIEIEDINQSGLFYIWNQKPHATGPDVGVLKNIDRAMGNPGLVTHFPRVFAEFQPYGVSDHTPIVISFPNMAKKKIKPYRFNNHLAEKPNFLPLIKDVWCEHVPGYTMFIVVTKLKKVKK; this comes from the coding sequence ATGGAGATGGGTCCTACCCTAAATCTGTTCCCAATGTTTAAACTAGCTTGTTGGAATATTAGAGGTATGAATCCTACCTCTAAACAAGATGAAGTCAAAAAACTCATAAGGAATAGTAATTGTAGTGTCTGCTGTACAGTTGAAACTAGGGTTTTATCTAAAAAGCTAGACAAAGTGTGTAATTATGTGTTTGGTAATTGGTATAGAGCTGCAAATAATTCCAGTTGCTTGGGTGGAACTAGAATTGTTGTAGGTTGGGATCCTAATGAAGTCATTTGTAATGTAATGCATCATACAGACCAGGTAATGCACTCTTTGATTAAGCAGATCAATGGAAATAAAAGGTTCTTTTGTTCCTTCATTTATGCCTCAAACAATGACACTAGAAGAAAGAAGTTATGGGAAGAGCTCTTAACCTTCAGAAATATTGTTAATGATAGCCCTTGGTTAGTCATTGGTGATTTTAATGTTAGTCTGAACCCTGAAGATAGATGTTCTTGCCCTTCTGTTGTTACCAGCCCCATGTGTGCCTTTAGAGAATGTGTAAATGATATAGAGATTGAAGATATCAACCAATCAGGCCTCTTCTATATATGGAACCAAAAACCTCATGCCACAGGTCCTGATGTAGGTGTCTTGAAAAATATTGATAGAGCTATGGGTAATCCTGGTCTCGTTACTCACTTTCCTAGGGTGTTTGCTGAGTTCCAACCTTATGGTGTGTCAGATCATACTCCCATTGTCATCTCTTTCCCCAATATGGCCAAAAAGAAGATTAAGCCTTACAGATTTAACAATCACCTAGCTGAGAAACCTAATTTCTTGCCTCTAATTAAAGATGTTTGGTGTGAGCATGTGCCTGGATACACGATGTTTATAGTTGTAACTAAACTCAAAAAGGTCAAGAAGTAA